The Manis javanica isolate MJ-LG chromosome 4, MJ_LKY, whole genome shotgun sequence genome contains a region encoding:
- the RPS6KA1 gene encoding ribosomal protein S6 kinase alpha-1 isoform X2: MEQEPKPPRLRLWALLPWLPRKQRPRIGQTSLPAPGPGSGPRRDSDEGVLKEISITHHVKAGSEKADPSHFELLKVLGQGSFGKVFLVRKVTRPDSGHLYAMKVLKKATLKVRDRVRTKMERDILADVNHPFVVKLHYAFQTEGKLYLILDFLRGGDLFTRLSKEVMFTEEDVKFYLAELALGLDHLHSLGIIYRDLKPENILLDEEGHIKLTDFGLSKEAIDHEKKAFSFCGTVEYMAPEVVNRQGHTHSADWWSYGVLMFEMLTGSLPFQGKDRKETMTLILKAKLGMPQFLSTEAQSLLRALFKRNPANRLGSGPDGAEEIKRHVFYSTIDWNKLYRREIKPPFKPAVAQPDDTFYFDTEFTSRTPKDSPGIPPSAGAHQLFRGFSFVATGLMEEDGKPRATQAPLHSVVQQLHGKNLVFSDGYVVKETIGVGSYSVCKRCVHKATNMEYAVKVIDKSKRDPSEEIEILLRYGQHPNIITLKDVYDDGKHVYLVTELMHGGELLDKILRQKFFSEREASFVLHTISKTVEYLHSQGVVHRDLKPSNILYVDESGNPECLRICDFGFAKQLRAENGLLMTPCYTANFVAPEVLKRQGYDEGCDIWSLGVLLYTMLAGYTPFANGPSDTPEEILTRIGSGKFTLSGGNWNTVSDTAKDLVSKMLHVDPHQRLTAKQVLQHPWITQKDKLPQSQLSHQDLQLVKGAMAATYSALNSSKPTPQLKPIESSILAQRRVRKLPSTTL; encoded by the exons ATGGAGCAGGAACCCAAGCCGCCCCGTCTGCGGCTCTGGGCCCTGCTCCCCTGGCTGCCCAGGAAGCAGAGACCCAGGATTGGCCAGACATctctgcctgcccctggccctggctCTGGCCCCAGGCGGGACTCG GATGAGGGCGTCCTCAAGGAGATCTCAATCACGCACCATGTCAAGGCTGGCTCGGAGAAGGCTGACCCATCCCATTTTGAGCTGCTCAAGGTTCTGGGCCAAGGATCCTTTGGTAAA GTCTTTCTGGTGCGGAAGGTCACCCGGCCTGACAGTGGGCACCTGTATGCCATGAAGGTACTGAAGAAGGCAACGCTGAAAG TGCGTGACCGTGTGCGGACCAAGATGGAGAGAGATATCTTAGCTGATGTAAACCACCCGTTTGTGGTGAAGCTGCACTATG ccttccAGACCGAGGGCAAGCTCTATCTTATTCTGGACTTCCTGCGTGGTGGGGACCTTTTCACACGGCTCTCTAAAGAG GTTATGTTCACAGAGGAGGATGTGAAGTTTTACCTGGCTGAGCTGGCTTTGGGCCTGGACCACCTGCACAGCCTGGGCATCATTTACAGAGACCTCAAGCCTGAGAA CATCCTTCTGGATGAGGAGGGCCACATCAAACTCACTG ACTTTGGCCTGAGTAAGGAGGCCATTGACCATGAGAAGAAGGCCTTTTCCTTCTGCGGGACGGTGGAGTACATGGCCCCTGAGGTTGTCAACCGCCAGGGCCACACCCACAGTGCAGACTGGTGGTCCTATGGGGTGTTGATG TTTGAGATGCTGACAGGTTCGCTGCCCTTCCAGGGAAAGGACCGGAAGGAGACCATGACACTGATTCTGAA GGCAAAGCTAGGCATGCCCCAGTTTCTGAGCACGGAAGCCCAGAGCCTTCTGCGGGCCCTGTTCAAGCGGAATCCTGCCAACCGGCTTG GGTCTGGTCCTGATGGGGCAGAGGAAATCAAGCGGCATGTCTTCTACTCCACCATTGACTGGAAT AAGCTGTACCGTCGTGAGATCAAGCCACCCTTCAAGCCAGCTGTGGCCCAACCCGATGATACCTTCTACTTTGACACTGAGTTCACATCCCGCACACCCAAGG ACTCCCCAGGCATCCCCCCAAGTGCTGGCGCCCACCAGCTATTCCGTGGCTTCAGCTTTGTAGCCACCGGCCTGATGGAAGAAGACGGCAAGCCTCGGGCCACACAGGCACCGCTGCACTCGGTGGTACAG CAACTCCATGGGAAGAACCTGGTTTTTAGCGATGGCTATGTGGTAAAGGAGACGATTGGTGTAGGCTCCTACTCCGTGTGCAAGCGCTGTGTCCACAAGGCCACCAACATGGAGTATGCCGTCAAG GTCATCGATAAGAGCAAGAGGGATCCCTCAGAAGAGATTGAGATTCTTCTGCGCTATGGGCAGCACCCCAACATCATCACTTTGAAAGAT GTGTATGATGATGGCAAACACGTGTACCTGGTGACAGAGCTGATGCATGGTGGGGAGCTGCTGGACAAGATCCTACGGCAAAAATTCTTCTCGGAACGGGAGGCCAGCTTTGTCCTGCACACCATCAGCAAAACTGTGGAATATCTGCACTCCCAGGGG GTTGTGCATAGGGACCTCAAGCCCAGCAACATCCTGTATGTGGACGAGTCTGGGAACCCTGAGTGTCTGCGCATCTGTGACTTTGGCTTCGCCAAGCAGCTGCGAGCTGAGAATGGGCTCCTCATGACACCTTGCTACACTGCCAACTTCGTGGCACCTGAG GTGCTGAAGCGCCAGGGCTACGATGAAGGGTGCGACATCTGGAGCCTGGGTGTCCTACTGTACACCATGCTGGCAGG ATATACACCATTTGCCAACGGACCCAGTGACACACCAGAGGAAATCCTGACCCGGATCGGTAGTGGGAAGTTCACCCTCAGTGGGGGCAATTGGAACACAGTTTCAGACACAGCTAAG GACCTGGTGTCCAAGATGCTACACGTGGACCCTCACCAGCGCCTCACAGCTAAGCAGGTTCTGCAGCACCCATGGATCACCCAGAAAGACAAGCTTCCCCAGAGTCAGCTGTCCCACCAGGACCTGCAGCTTGTGAAG GGAGCCATGGCAGCTACATACTCTGCGCTCAACAGCTCCAAGCCCACCCCTCAGCTGAAGCCCATCGAGTCGTCTATTCTGGCCCAGCGGCGGGTGAGGAAGCTTCCATCCACCACCCTGTGA
- the RPS6KA1 gene encoding ribosomal protein S6 kinase alpha-1 isoform X3 has product MQTPADFPRVERDLLPCPRKDEGVLKEISITHHVKAGSEKADPSHFELLKVLGQGSFGKVFLVRKVTRPDSGHLYAMKVLKKATLKVRDRVRTKMERDILADVNHPFVVKLHYAFQTEGKLYLILDFLRGGDLFTRLSKEVMFTEEDVKFYLAELALGLDHLHSLGIIYRDLKPENILLDEEGHIKLTDFGLSKEAIDHEKKAFSFCGTVEYMAPEVVNRQGHTHSADWWSYGVLMFEMLTGSLPFQGKDRKETMTLILKAKLGMPQFLSTEAQSLLRALFKRNPANRLGSGPDGAEEIKRHVFYSTIDWNKLYRREIKPPFKPAVAQPDDTFYFDTEFTSRTPKDSPGIPPSAGAHQLFRGFSFVATGLMEEDGKPRATQAPLHSVVQQLHGKNLVFSDGYVVKETIGVGSYSVCKRCVHKATNMEYAVKVIDKSKRDPSEEIEILLRYGQHPNIITLKDVYDDGKHVYLVTELMHGGELLDKILRQKFFSEREASFVLHTISKTVEYLHSQGVVHRDLKPSNILYVDESGNPECLRICDFGFAKQLRAENGLLMTPCYTANFVAPEVLKRQGYDEGCDIWSLGVLLYTMLAGYTPFANGPSDTPEEILTRIGSGKFTLSGGNWNTVSDTAKDLVSKMLHVDPHQRLTAKQVLQHPWITQKDKLPQSQLSHQDLQLVKGAMAATYSALNSSKPTPQLKPIESSILAQRRVRKLPSTTL; this is encoded by the exons ATGCAGACCCCGGCAGATTTCCCCAGGGTTGAGAGAGACTTACTCCCCTGTCCCAGAAAG GATGAGGGCGTCCTCAAGGAGATCTCAATCACGCACCATGTCAAGGCTGGCTCGGAGAAGGCTGACCCATCCCATTTTGAGCTGCTCAAGGTTCTGGGCCAAGGATCCTTTGGTAAA GTCTTTCTGGTGCGGAAGGTCACCCGGCCTGACAGTGGGCACCTGTATGCCATGAAGGTACTGAAGAAGGCAACGCTGAAAG TGCGTGACCGTGTGCGGACCAAGATGGAGAGAGATATCTTAGCTGATGTAAACCACCCGTTTGTGGTGAAGCTGCACTATG ccttccAGACCGAGGGCAAGCTCTATCTTATTCTGGACTTCCTGCGTGGTGGGGACCTTTTCACACGGCTCTCTAAAGAG GTTATGTTCACAGAGGAGGATGTGAAGTTTTACCTGGCTGAGCTGGCTTTGGGCCTGGACCACCTGCACAGCCTGGGCATCATTTACAGAGACCTCAAGCCTGAGAA CATCCTTCTGGATGAGGAGGGCCACATCAAACTCACTG ACTTTGGCCTGAGTAAGGAGGCCATTGACCATGAGAAGAAGGCCTTTTCCTTCTGCGGGACGGTGGAGTACATGGCCCCTGAGGTTGTCAACCGCCAGGGCCACACCCACAGTGCAGACTGGTGGTCCTATGGGGTGTTGATG TTTGAGATGCTGACAGGTTCGCTGCCCTTCCAGGGAAAGGACCGGAAGGAGACCATGACACTGATTCTGAA GGCAAAGCTAGGCATGCCCCAGTTTCTGAGCACGGAAGCCCAGAGCCTTCTGCGGGCCCTGTTCAAGCGGAATCCTGCCAACCGGCTTG GGTCTGGTCCTGATGGGGCAGAGGAAATCAAGCGGCATGTCTTCTACTCCACCATTGACTGGAAT AAGCTGTACCGTCGTGAGATCAAGCCACCCTTCAAGCCAGCTGTGGCCCAACCCGATGATACCTTCTACTTTGACACTGAGTTCACATCCCGCACACCCAAGG ACTCCCCAGGCATCCCCCCAAGTGCTGGCGCCCACCAGCTATTCCGTGGCTTCAGCTTTGTAGCCACCGGCCTGATGGAAGAAGACGGCAAGCCTCGGGCCACACAGGCACCGCTGCACTCGGTGGTACAG CAACTCCATGGGAAGAACCTGGTTTTTAGCGATGGCTATGTGGTAAAGGAGACGATTGGTGTAGGCTCCTACTCCGTGTGCAAGCGCTGTGTCCACAAGGCCACCAACATGGAGTATGCCGTCAAG GTCATCGATAAGAGCAAGAGGGATCCCTCAGAAGAGATTGAGATTCTTCTGCGCTATGGGCAGCACCCCAACATCATCACTTTGAAAGAT GTGTATGATGATGGCAAACACGTGTACCTGGTGACAGAGCTGATGCATGGTGGGGAGCTGCTGGACAAGATCCTACGGCAAAAATTCTTCTCGGAACGGGAGGCCAGCTTTGTCCTGCACACCATCAGCAAAACTGTGGAATATCTGCACTCCCAGGGG GTTGTGCATAGGGACCTCAAGCCCAGCAACATCCTGTATGTGGACGAGTCTGGGAACCCTGAGTGTCTGCGCATCTGTGACTTTGGCTTCGCCAAGCAGCTGCGAGCTGAGAATGGGCTCCTCATGACACCTTGCTACACTGCCAACTTCGTGGCACCTGAG GTGCTGAAGCGCCAGGGCTACGATGAAGGGTGCGACATCTGGAGCCTGGGTGTCCTACTGTACACCATGCTGGCAGG ATATACACCATTTGCCAACGGACCCAGTGACACACCAGAGGAAATCCTGACCCGGATCGGTAGTGGGAAGTTCACCCTCAGTGGGGGCAATTGGAACACAGTTTCAGACACAGCTAAG GACCTGGTGTCCAAGATGCTACACGTGGACCCTCACCAGCGCCTCACAGCTAAGCAGGTTCTGCAGCACCCATGGATCACCCAGAAAGACAAGCTTCCCCAGAGTCAGCTGTCCCACCAGGACCTGCAGCTTGTGAAG GGAGCCATGGCAGCTACATACTCTGCGCTCAACAGCTCCAAGCCCACCCCTCAGCTGAAGCCCATCGAGTCGTCTATTCTGGCCCAGCGGCGGGTGAGGAAGCTTCCATCCACCACCCTGTGA
- the RPS6KA1 gene encoding ribosomal protein S6 kinase alpha-1 isoform X1, translating to MPLAQLKEPWPLMELVPLDPENGQASGEEAGLQPSKDEGVLKEISITHHVKAGSEKADPSHFELLKVLGQGSFGKVFLVRKVTRPDSGHLYAMKVLKKATLKVRDRVRTKMERDILADVNHPFVVKLHYAFQTEGKLYLILDFLRGGDLFTRLSKEVMFTEEDVKFYLAELALGLDHLHSLGIIYRDLKPENILLDEEGHIKLTDFGLSKEAIDHEKKAFSFCGTVEYMAPEVVNRQGHTHSADWWSYGVLMFEMLTGSLPFQGKDRKETMTLILKAKLGMPQFLSTEAQSLLRALFKRNPANRLGSGPDGAEEIKRHVFYSTIDWNKLYRREIKPPFKPAVAQPDDTFYFDTEFTSRTPKDSPGIPPSAGAHQLFRGFSFVATGLMEEDGKPRATQAPLHSVVQQLHGKNLVFSDGYVVKETIGVGSYSVCKRCVHKATNMEYAVKVIDKSKRDPSEEIEILLRYGQHPNIITLKDVYDDGKHVYLVTELMHGGELLDKILRQKFFSEREASFVLHTISKTVEYLHSQGVVHRDLKPSNILYVDESGNPECLRICDFGFAKQLRAENGLLMTPCYTANFVAPEVLKRQGYDEGCDIWSLGVLLYTMLAGYTPFANGPSDTPEEILTRIGSGKFTLSGGNWNTVSDTAKDLVSKMLHVDPHQRLTAKQVLQHPWITQKDKLPQSQLSHQDLQLVKGAMAATYSALNSSKPTPQLKPIESSILAQRRVRKLPSTTL from the exons AATGGACAAGCCTCAGGGGAAGAAGCTGGACTTCAGCCATCCAAG GATGAGGGCGTCCTCAAGGAGATCTCAATCACGCACCATGTCAAGGCTGGCTCGGAGAAGGCTGACCCATCCCATTTTGAGCTGCTCAAGGTTCTGGGCCAAGGATCCTTTGGTAAA GTCTTTCTGGTGCGGAAGGTCACCCGGCCTGACAGTGGGCACCTGTATGCCATGAAGGTACTGAAGAAGGCAACGCTGAAAG TGCGTGACCGTGTGCGGACCAAGATGGAGAGAGATATCTTAGCTGATGTAAACCACCCGTTTGTGGTGAAGCTGCACTATG ccttccAGACCGAGGGCAAGCTCTATCTTATTCTGGACTTCCTGCGTGGTGGGGACCTTTTCACACGGCTCTCTAAAGAG GTTATGTTCACAGAGGAGGATGTGAAGTTTTACCTGGCTGAGCTGGCTTTGGGCCTGGACCACCTGCACAGCCTGGGCATCATTTACAGAGACCTCAAGCCTGAGAA CATCCTTCTGGATGAGGAGGGCCACATCAAACTCACTG ACTTTGGCCTGAGTAAGGAGGCCATTGACCATGAGAAGAAGGCCTTTTCCTTCTGCGGGACGGTGGAGTACATGGCCCCTGAGGTTGTCAACCGCCAGGGCCACACCCACAGTGCAGACTGGTGGTCCTATGGGGTGTTGATG TTTGAGATGCTGACAGGTTCGCTGCCCTTCCAGGGAAAGGACCGGAAGGAGACCATGACACTGATTCTGAA GGCAAAGCTAGGCATGCCCCAGTTTCTGAGCACGGAAGCCCAGAGCCTTCTGCGGGCCCTGTTCAAGCGGAATCCTGCCAACCGGCTTG GGTCTGGTCCTGATGGGGCAGAGGAAATCAAGCGGCATGTCTTCTACTCCACCATTGACTGGAAT AAGCTGTACCGTCGTGAGATCAAGCCACCCTTCAAGCCAGCTGTGGCCCAACCCGATGATACCTTCTACTTTGACACTGAGTTCACATCCCGCACACCCAAGG ACTCCCCAGGCATCCCCCCAAGTGCTGGCGCCCACCAGCTATTCCGTGGCTTCAGCTTTGTAGCCACCGGCCTGATGGAAGAAGACGGCAAGCCTCGGGCCACACAGGCACCGCTGCACTCGGTGGTACAG CAACTCCATGGGAAGAACCTGGTTTTTAGCGATGGCTATGTGGTAAAGGAGACGATTGGTGTAGGCTCCTACTCCGTGTGCAAGCGCTGTGTCCACAAGGCCACCAACATGGAGTATGCCGTCAAG GTCATCGATAAGAGCAAGAGGGATCCCTCAGAAGAGATTGAGATTCTTCTGCGCTATGGGCAGCACCCCAACATCATCACTTTGAAAGAT GTGTATGATGATGGCAAACACGTGTACCTGGTGACAGAGCTGATGCATGGTGGGGAGCTGCTGGACAAGATCCTACGGCAAAAATTCTTCTCGGAACGGGAGGCCAGCTTTGTCCTGCACACCATCAGCAAAACTGTGGAATATCTGCACTCCCAGGGG GTTGTGCATAGGGACCTCAAGCCCAGCAACATCCTGTATGTGGACGAGTCTGGGAACCCTGAGTGTCTGCGCATCTGTGACTTTGGCTTCGCCAAGCAGCTGCGAGCTGAGAATGGGCTCCTCATGACACCTTGCTACACTGCCAACTTCGTGGCACCTGAG GTGCTGAAGCGCCAGGGCTACGATGAAGGGTGCGACATCTGGAGCCTGGGTGTCCTACTGTACACCATGCTGGCAGG ATATACACCATTTGCCAACGGACCCAGTGACACACCAGAGGAAATCCTGACCCGGATCGGTAGTGGGAAGTTCACCCTCAGTGGGGGCAATTGGAACACAGTTTCAGACACAGCTAAG GACCTGGTGTCCAAGATGCTACACGTGGACCCTCACCAGCGCCTCACAGCTAAGCAGGTTCTGCAGCACCCATGGATCACCCAGAAAGACAAGCTTCCCCAGAGTCAGCTGTCCCACCAGGACCTGCAGCTTGTGAAG GGAGCCATGGCAGCTACATACTCTGCGCTCAACAGCTCCAAGCCCACCCCTCAGCTGAAGCCCATCGAGTCGTCTATTCTGGCCCAGCGGCGGGTGAGGAAGCTTCCATCCACCACCCTGTGA